The genomic DNA TCATAACTTCAAACACTAAATATTGATGTGCATGTATCAATAATCTGATAAAGACGAAtgtcgattttttttaatacatgtactactcaTGATATCTGAAATGTACCTTTCTCTCGTCATCTATGATATCGCCAATTCTGAACGCtcgcttcatggacatcattctGATTTGTATTCTTAATTCCTCAACCTCGCGCCTCAGGTTCtgataaatacaaatatatatttataataaacagGTAATATTCGTAATCTTTACACTAATTTCATTGTCATCGTTGAGCTTTAAGTGTCTGACCATTTACCTGATTCTCTTCCTTTAAATGATGATAGGAAGTCTGGTAACTGTGATCCAGATTTATGTGTGCAGATGTTGAATCCATAGATGATGCACAATGCATGGCTGATAATGCAGATGTGGATGTGCTGGAAACAgccatcttttgattttcttttctctcagttctaaataaaatacataacacatatgaataaaatttattaagtaaacatttttttttaaattacatattacTATTGAAAACAAAGACTAATTTATGCTTTTTGTAAATATGACATATCCCATACCTATTTATTTTGGTTGGATCAGGAAAATCAAACAGTTTCCCACAACTCCATGGGAAAATGGTTTGGCCATTATTCTTGTCCCCATCCACAAAATGACAGCTGCAGATCCTGTCACTCTGCAACACTACGGCTCTGTCCTTACGTctgcatacatacatgtaataacgtatttatttaacattagcATTTAGATACacacatattaaaacaatttcacaTTGTTTATTCTACAAGGGACCTAAATATTCTTCCCTGATTCTACCTTGTTCTG from Crassostrea angulata isolate pt1a10 unplaced genomic scaffold, ASM2561291v2 HiC_scaffold_144, whole genome shotgun sequence includes the following:
- the LOC128169508 gene encoding uncharacterized protein LOC128169508, with the protein product MTICFVFGCNHQGLRRTCKMFRFPSSAGLSTKWETLCRRKDRAVVLQSDRICSCHFVDGDKNNGQTIFPWSCGKLFDFPDPTKINRTERKENQKMAVSSTSTSALSAMHCASSMDSTSAHINLDHSYQTSYHHLKEENQNLRREVEELRIQIRMMSMKRAFRIGDIIDDERKVHFRYHE